Genomic window (Aquimarina sp. BL5):
TAAGCCCGCTAATGATAAATTTCTCCCAGGCTCCTATTGCGCTACGATTACAAGTAATCCCTGAATTTGCACCGTTCTCATGACTTACATATTTACCATTATTCCCTTTGATTGCATATACGTTTCCACCTTGTGATACCAGTGTAAATTTTTCCCAACCTTGGGCGGCAGTACGATTACAATTCATTGCTTTTGTTCCATTTTCTGAGCTCACAAATCTGCCGTTGTTTCCTTTGATAGTTACAGTACCGTTTCCTGAAGAAGTTACCGTAAACTTTTCCCAGCTTCCAGCATTTGTTTTATTAGCGGTCATAGATCTGTTCCCATTTTCTGAGCTTATAAATCTATTATTACTTTGTCCTTTAATAGTAACATTTCCACCGGAAGAACCTGGGCCTGAATTCCCATTCCCATCAACCAATTTATAAGAGCGGACCCAATCATAGTAAGTAGTGCGATTAGCTTGAGAATCATTCATACCATCTTGTCCTGCTTTTGGAGGATTCCAATCATATGTCTCCACTACCATTCGTAAATACATAGGAAGACTAAAATCAGCAGCTGGAGTAATTTGGAATACAAATTTACCATCTAAATAAAACAATAATTCTTTTTCATTTTTCCACCAAACACCATA
Coding sequences:
- a CDS encoding T9SS type A sorting domain-containing protein, with amino-acid sequence MVVETYDWNPPKAGQDGMNDSQANRTTYYDWVRSYKLVDGNGNSGPGSSGGNVTIKGQSNNRFISSENGNRSMTANKTNAGSWEKFTVTSSGNGTVTIKGNNGRFVSSENGTKAMNCNRTAAQGWEKFTLVSQGGNVYAIKGNNGKYVSHENGANSGITCNRSAIGAWEKFIISGLNNRSFDLDTKEVSKELVDIYPNPASNISDVSVDIQLEKDINTSIKVMDIRGRVVLAKNLGILKAGNTSIPLNDLGDSLKTTGLYLIKINVGNKVINKKLMVN